In a single window of the Allobranchiibius huperziae genome:
- the ftsY gene encoding signal recognition particle-docking protein FtsY, which produces MDSLWEILTVITVVVLGGLGLLVAFVRGSASRRRTAAPPAPPREEKVRGANTYQAGSTARIDTSKTAEPPAPPTTPRPTPEPEPVVVAPPVEPEPAAPAEVAIERPESARNRMGRLRSRLAASNNAMGKGLLGLLAGGQLDEAVWEEVEDTLLGADLGVEATTELVDALKRRVQVEGSATPEQLEGWLHEELLKLVDPTMDRRIAATRVGDRPACVMVVGVNGTGKTTSVGKLARVLVAEDKDVVLGAADTFRAAAADQLQTWGERVGVPTVRSDREGADPAAVAFDAVKDAADVEADVVIIDTAGRLHNKVGLMDELSKVKRVIEKQSAIDECLLVLDATTGQNGLRQAEVFAQAVDITGVVLTKLDGTAKGGIVVLIQRQLGVPVKLVGLGEGPDDLAPFDPVAFVDAILD; this is translated from the coding sequence GTGGACAGTCTCTGGGAGATCCTCACCGTCATCACCGTCGTCGTGCTGGGCGGGCTCGGCCTGCTCGTCGCCTTCGTGCGGGGCAGCGCGTCGCGCCGCCGTACGGCGGCTCCGCCCGCGCCGCCGCGCGAGGAGAAGGTGCGCGGCGCCAACACCTACCAGGCGGGCAGCACCGCCAGGATCGACACCAGCAAGACCGCTGAACCGCCCGCACCACCGACCACCCCGCGGCCCACGCCCGAACCCGAACCGGTCGTCGTTGCGCCCCCGGTCGAGCCCGAACCGGCCGCTCCCGCCGAGGTCGCGATCGAGCGCCCCGAGTCGGCGCGCAACCGGATGGGCCGCCTGCGCTCGCGCCTCGCGGCCTCCAACAACGCGATGGGCAAGGGCCTGCTCGGCCTGCTGGCCGGCGGTCAGCTCGACGAAGCGGTCTGGGAAGAGGTCGAGGACACCCTGCTCGGCGCCGATCTCGGGGTCGAGGCCACCACGGAGCTCGTGGACGCGCTCAAGAGACGGGTGCAGGTCGAGGGCAGTGCGACCCCCGAACAGCTCGAGGGCTGGCTGCATGAGGAGCTGCTGAAACTCGTCGATCCGACGATGGACCGGCGGATCGCGGCCACCCGGGTGGGCGACCGGCCGGCGTGCGTGATGGTCGTGGGCGTCAACGGCACCGGCAAGACCACATCCGTGGGCAAGCTCGCGCGGGTGCTCGTCGCCGAGGACAAGGACGTCGTCCTGGGTGCCGCCGACACCTTCCGTGCGGCGGCCGCGGACCAGCTGCAGACCTGGGGCGAGCGGGTCGGCGTGCCCACCGTGCGCTCGGACCGTGAGGGGGCCGACCCCGCCGCCGTGGCCTTCGACGCGGTCAAGGACGCCGCGGACGTCGAGGCGGACGTGGTGATCATCGACACCGCCGGGCGGCTGCACAACAAGGTCGGCCTGATGGACGAGCTGTCGAAGGTCAAGCGCGTCATCGAGAAGCAGAGCGCGATCGACGAGTGTCTGCTGGTGCTCGACGCCACGACCGGGCAGAACGGTCTGCGACAGGCCGAGGTCTTCGCCCAGGCGGTCGACATCACCGGCGTCGTCCTCACCAAGCTCGACGGCACCGCCAAGGGCGGCATCGTCGTGCTGATCCAGCGTCAGCTGGGCGTGCCGGTCAAGCTGGTCGGACTCGGGGAAGGGCCGGACGACCTGGCGCCGTTCGACCCGGTGGCATTTGTGGACGCCATCCTCGACTGA
- a CDS encoding O-succinylhomoserine sulfhydrylase, with the protein MSEPRPKPALPEGLRPATYAVRGGQERTGFDETSEALFLTQGYVYDRAADAEAAFAGDLDRFIYSRYGNPTVSTFEERLRLIEGAPACYATATGMSAVFTSLAALVKQGSRIVSARALFGSTVVIFEEILATWGVRTDYVDGHDLAQWERALATPADVVFFETPTNPMLDIIDIAAVCELAHAAGATVIVDNVFATPVLQRPIAMGVDVVVYSATKHIDGQGRVLGGAILGSQDYIDGPVQTMIRNTGPSMSPFNAWVLLKGLETLDLRVRAASAAAADLAQWLQDRPQVASVRYPFLPSHPQYDLARRQQDGGGTIVTFDLATKDDDPAAAKVAAFGLLDELRIIDISNNLGDAKSMVTHPATTTHRKLGPQGRAAVGIGEATVRLSVGLEDVEDLREDLARALHS; encoded by the coding sequence ATGAGTGAGCCACGACCCAAGCCAGCGCTGCCCGAAGGATTGCGCCCCGCGACGTACGCCGTCCGCGGCGGCCAGGAGCGCACCGGATTCGATGAGACCTCCGAGGCGCTGTTCCTCACCCAGGGCTACGTCTACGACCGGGCGGCCGATGCCGAAGCCGCGTTCGCCGGCGACCTGGACCGGTTCATCTACAGCCGCTACGGCAACCCGACGGTGTCCACCTTCGAGGAGCGGCTGCGCCTGATCGAAGGCGCACCCGCCTGCTACGCGACGGCGACCGGAATGTCGGCCGTGTTCACCTCGCTGGCCGCTCTGGTGAAGCAGGGCTCGCGGATCGTTTCCGCGCGAGCCCTCTTCGGCTCCACGGTCGTGATCTTCGAGGAGATCCTGGCCACGTGGGGCGTGCGCACCGACTATGTCGACGGCCACGACCTCGCTCAGTGGGAGCGGGCCCTGGCCACTCCCGCCGACGTGGTGTTCTTCGAGACCCCCACCAACCCGATGCTCGACATCATCGACATCGCGGCCGTCTGCGAGCTCGCGCACGCGGCCGGCGCCACCGTGATCGTCGACAACGTCTTCGCCACCCCGGTGCTGCAGCGGCCGATCGCGATGGGTGTCGACGTGGTGGTCTACTCCGCGACCAAGCACATCGACGGGCAGGGCCGGGTGCTGGGCGGGGCGATCCTCGGCAGCCAGGACTACATCGACGGCCCGGTGCAGACCATGATCCGCAACACCGGGCCGAGCATGTCCCCGTTCAACGCCTGGGTGCTGCTCAAGGGCCTGGAAACGCTCGACCTGCGAGTCCGAGCGGCGAGCGCTGCTGCCGCCGACCTGGCGCAGTGGCTGCAGGACCGACCGCAGGTGGCGTCGGTGCGCTACCCGTTCCTGCCCTCACACCCGCAGTACGACCTGGCCCGCCGCCAGCAGGACGGCGGGGGCACGATCGTCACCTTCGATCTGGCGACCAAGGACGACGACCCGGCCGCCGCGAAGGTCGCGGCGTTCGGGCTCCTGGACGAGTTGCGCATCATCGACATCTCCAACAACCTCGGCGACGCGAAGTCGATGGTCACCCATCCTGCGACCACCACCCACCGCAAACTCGGCCCGCAGGGGCGCGCCGCGGTCGGCATCGGCGAGGCGACGGTCCGACTGTCGGTGGGACTGGAGGACGTCGAGGACCTGCGCGAGGACCTGGCGCGGGCGCTGCACAGCTAA
- a CDS encoding rhodanese-like domain-containing protein yields MTEGYAGDLTPQQAWELLAAHDDAVLVDVRTTAEWAYVGVPDITCLGRETEFVEWVSFPDGSSNPHFVDDVREAGVTPGDGRPVVFLCRSGQRSISAAKAATAAGLGPAYNVLEGFEGGLDDAGHRGGGGWRAAGLPWKQS; encoded by the coding sequence ATGACCGAGGGGTACGCCGGCGATCTGACGCCTCAGCAGGCGTGGGAGCTGCTCGCCGCGCACGACGACGCCGTTCTCGTCGACGTCCGCACCACCGCCGAGTGGGCCTATGTAGGTGTCCCGGACATCACGTGCCTGGGCCGGGAGACCGAGTTCGTGGAGTGGGTGAGCTTCCCCGACGGATCGTCGAACCCGCACTTCGTCGACGACGTGCGCGAAGCCGGCGTCACCCCCGGCGACGGACGACCGGTGGTCTTCCTGTGCCGCAGCGGGCAGCGCTCGATCAGTGCCGCCAAGGCCGCGACAGCGGCGGGCCTCGGGCCGGCGTACAACGTGCTCGAGGGGTTCGAGGGCGGCCTGGACGACGCGGGGCACCGCGGCGGCGGTGGGTGGCGCGCGGCCGGACTGCCCTGGAAACAATCCTGA
- a CDS encoding DUF1737 domain-containing protein: protein MSETPRLRYRFITGTDDQAFCERVSTALDEGYVLHGSPALTYDGTRVVTGQAVVLPTPADGSVQNA from the coding sequence ATGAGCGAGACACCGCGCCTTCGTTACAGGTTCATCACCGGCACCGACGACCAAGCCTTCTGCGAGCGGGTGAGCACCGCCCTCGACGAGGGCTACGTGCTGCACGGATCCCCGGCGCTCACCTACGACGGGACGCGGGTCGTCACCGGGCAGGCCGTCGTCCTGCCGACGCCCGCCGACGGCTCGGTGCAGAACGCATGA